One window from the genome of Streptomyces sp. NBC_00708 encodes:
- a CDS encoding serine/threonine-protein phosphatase: MPTREGAPDTRPPAGRATKLMVLGTALVLLVLVVVLQLTTPPSSHIASVLVAIPAVIAFAFRPPMIIASAIVAAATRWLLLPTEPQRIGSIAGTTVVISVIAALSCFVVRRGEQDYARLRKVVSVAETAQRAVLRPPPETLGRFRTAASYLAAAQYARIGGDLYAVAETDFGVRALIGDVRGKGLGAVATAAAVLGSFHEAAYEEPTLGRLAGRLDTGLNRFLPDDEAFVTALLIETASDGRTHAYSCGHPPALVLGAGTVRELPAAPGLPLGLRALAVTPAPADAPQPAGTLLRPGDTLLLYTDGIAETRNETGAFYPLAARLTAYQHAHPQPVDPHHLLAWLLDDAQDYSADDTYDDAALLALTWLPDPGTE; this comes from the coding sequence ATGCCGACGCGTGAAGGGGCGCCCGACACCCGGCCGCCGGCCGGACGGGCCACCAAGCTCATGGTCCTGGGCACGGCCCTGGTGCTGTTGGTCCTGGTGGTGGTCCTCCAGCTCACCACCCCGCCCTCCTCGCACATCGCCTCCGTCCTCGTCGCGATCCCCGCGGTCATCGCGTTCGCCTTCCGCCCGCCGATGATCATCGCTTCGGCGATCGTGGCGGCCGCGACCCGCTGGCTGCTGCTGCCGACCGAGCCGCAACGCATCGGCTCCATAGCCGGAACCACGGTGGTGATCAGCGTCATCGCCGCACTGAGCTGCTTCGTGGTCCGCCGCGGCGAGCAGGACTACGCGCGGCTGCGGAAGGTGGTCTCCGTCGCCGAGACCGCGCAGCGGGCGGTACTGCGCCCGCCGCCCGAGACCCTGGGCCGCTTCCGCACGGCCGCGAGCTATCTGGCCGCCGCCCAGTACGCCCGTATCGGCGGCGACCTCTACGCGGTGGCGGAGACCGACTTCGGCGTTCGTGCCCTCATCGGCGATGTACGCGGCAAGGGGCTCGGCGCCGTGGCCACCGCCGCCGCGGTCCTCGGCTCCTTCCACGAAGCGGCCTACGAGGAGCCCACCCTCGGCCGCCTGGCCGGCCGGCTCGACACCGGGCTGAACCGCTTCCTGCCCGACGACGAAGCGTTCGTCACCGCTCTCCTGATCGAGACCGCGTCCGACGGCCGCACGCACGCGTACTCCTGCGGCCACCCGCCCGCACTCGTCCTGGGCGCCGGCACGGTCCGGGAACTCCCGGCCGCCCCCGGTCTCCCCCTGGGCCTGCGCGCCCTCGCGGTCACGCCCGCCCCGGCGGACGCCCCGCAGCCGGCCGGCACGCTGCTGCGGCCCGGCGACACCCTCCTGCTGTACACCGACGGAATCGCGGAGACCCGCAACGAGACCGGCGCCTTCTACCCGCTCGCCGCCCGCCTGACGGCGTATCAGCACGCGCATCCCCAGCCGGTCGACCCGCACCACCTGCTCGCCTGGCTGCTCGACGACGCCCAGGACTACAGCGCCGACGACACGTACGACGACGCGGCGCTGCTGGCGCTGACGTGGCTGCCGGATCCCGGCACCGAGTGA
- a CDS encoding GNAT family N-acetyltransferase produces the protein MILVDGDVALRPIKLRDQREWREVNRRNRDWLRPWEATVPPPAPGGPVAQRPTYRQMIRHLRSEANAGRMLPFAIEYRGRLVGQLTVAGVTWGSMCSGHVGYWVDREVAGRGVMPTAVALAVDHCFQVVGLHRIEVCIRPENGPSRRVVEKLGFREEGLRPRYLHIDGAWRDHLIYALTAEEVPDGLLRRWHRSRPDRPQPSP, from the coding sequence GTGATCCTGGTGGACGGCGACGTCGCCCTCCGGCCCATCAAGCTGCGCGACCAGCGCGAGTGGCGCGAGGTCAACCGCCGCAACCGGGACTGGCTGCGCCCCTGGGAGGCGACGGTCCCCCCGCCGGCCCCGGGCGGCCCGGTCGCCCAACGGCCCACGTACCGCCAGATGATCCGGCACCTGCGCTCCGAGGCCAACGCCGGCCGGATGCTGCCGTTCGCCATCGAGTACCGGGGCCGGCTCGTCGGCCAGCTGACCGTCGCCGGGGTCACCTGGGGTTCGATGTGCTCGGGGCACGTCGGCTACTGGGTGGACCGGGAGGTGGCCGGACGCGGGGTGATGCCGACCGCTGTCGCGCTCGCCGTCGACCACTGCTTCCAGGTGGTCGGACTCCACCGCATCGAGGTGTGCATTCGCCCCGAGAACGGGCCGAGCCGGCGGGTCGTGGAGAAACTCGGATTCCGCGAGGAGGGGCTGCGCCCGCGTTATCTGCACATCGACGGGGCCTGGCGGGACCACCTGATCTACGCGCTCACGGCCGAGGAGGTACCGGACGGGCTGCTGCGCCGATGGCACCGGTCACGCCCGGACCGACCTCAGCCTTCCCCATAA
- a CDS encoding MogA/MoaB family molybdenum cofactor biosynthesis protein, with the protein MSATEPPYRALVVTASNRASAGVYADRGGPLIAEALTGLGFTVDGPRVVPDGDPVEQALRDGVAAAYDVVVTTGGTGISPTDRTPEATRRVLDHEVPGIPEAIRAEGRDKVPTAALSRGLAGVAGRTLIVNLPGSTGGVRDGLAVLDRLLVHAVDQLRGGDHPRPGSPS; encoded by the coding sequence GTGAGCGCCACGGAGCCCCCGTACCGCGCCCTTGTCGTCACCGCGTCGAACCGGGCATCCGCCGGGGTCTACGCCGACAGGGGCGGGCCGCTGATCGCCGAGGCGCTGACCGGGCTCGGCTTCACCGTCGACGGCCCCCGGGTCGTCCCCGACGGCGACCCGGTCGAACAGGCCCTGCGGGACGGGGTGGCCGCTGCGTACGACGTGGTCGTCACCACCGGCGGTACGGGCATCTCACCCACCGACCGCACCCCCGAGGCCACCCGCCGCGTCCTGGACCACGAGGTCCCCGGCATCCCGGAGGCGATCCGGGCCGAGGGCCGCGACAAGGTCCCCACCGCCGCGCTCTCGCGCGGTCTGGCGGGCGTGGCCGGGCGCACCCTGATCGTCAACCTCCCCGGTTCGACCGGCGGGGTGCGCGACGGGCTCGCCGTCCTGGACCGGTTGCTCGTGCACGCCGTGGACCAGCTGCGCGGCGGCGACCACCCCCGACCCGGGAGCCCGAGCTGA
- the moaC gene encoding cyclic pyranopterin monophosphate synthase MoaC has translation MSTQNRLTHIDEAGAARMVDVSGKDVTARVARASGRVLVSPRVVELLRGEGVPKGDALATARIAGIMGAKRTPDLIPLCHPLAVSGVGVELSVADDAVEITATVKTTDRTGVEMEALTAVSVAALTVVDMVKAVDKAAVITDIRVEAKSGGKSGDYVRAHGTGADA, from the coding sequence TTGAGTACGCAGAACAGGCTGACGCACATCGACGAGGCGGGCGCCGCCCGCATGGTCGACGTCTCCGGGAAGGACGTCACCGCGCGCGTCGCCCGCGCCAGCGGCCGGGTCCTCGTGTCGCCGCGTGTCGTCGAACTGCTCCGGGGCGAGGGGGTTCCCAAGGGCGACGCCCTCGCTACCGCGCGGATCGCCGGGATCATGGGCGCCAAGCGCACCCCGGACCTGATCCCCCTCTGCCACCCCCTCGCCGTCTCCGGCGTCGGGGTCGAGCTGAGCGTGGCCGACGACGCCGTGGAGATCACCGCCACCGTGAAGACGACCGACCGCACGGGCGTCGAGATGGAGGCCCTGACCGCCGTCTCCGTCGCCGCGCTCACCGTCGTCGACATGGTCAAGGCCGTCGACAAGGCAGCGGTCATCACCGACATCCGGGTGGAGGCCAAGTCGGGCGGCAAGTCCGGCGACTACGTGCGCGCCCACGGAACCGGGGCCGACGCGTGA
- a CDS encoding molybdopterin molybdotransferase MoeA — protein sequence MSSTIWSVDEHLEDILAAVKPLEPIELQLPEAQGCVLVEDVVVEVALPPFDNSSMDGYAVRVADVEGATEEFPAVLTVIGDVAAGDDGLGAGRRVGPGEAARIMTGAPLPEGAEAIVPVEWTDGGTGEGPAAAMRAHSDAPEGAGGEVRVHRPAGARAHVRDRGSDVRPGDLALEAGTVIGPPQIGLLAAIGRSTVRVRPRPRVVVLSTGSELVQPGGELTAGRIYDSNSFALTAAARDAGAIAYRVGAVADDAETLRSTIEDQLIRADIVVTTGGVSVGAYDVVKEALSSVGDEDEPGAGVDFRKLAMQPGKPQGFGSIGPDHTPLLALPGNPVSSYVSFELFVRPAIRALMGLPPVDRPTVKAVLVADKALSSPAGKRQFLRGTYDAEAGTVTPVGGSGSHLIAALARADALIVLREDVTSAEPGTDTEVVLLR from the coding sequence TTGAGCAGCACGATCTGGTCGGTGGACGAGCACCTGGAAGACATCCTCGCCGCGGTGAAGCCGCTCGAACCCATCGAGCTGCAACTGCCCGAGGCCCAGGGCTGCGTCCTGGTCGAGGACGTCGTGGTGGAGGTCGCCCTGCCGCCCTTCGACAACAGCTCGATGGACGGTTACGCGGTGCGCGTCGCCGATGTCGAGGGCGCCACCGAGGAGTTCCCCGCCGTCCTCACCGTCATCGGTGACGTCGCGGCCGGCGACGACGGCCTCGGCGCCGGCCGGCGCGTCGGCCCCGGCGAGGCCGCCCGCATCATGACCGGCGCCCCGCTGCCGGAGGGCGCCGAGGCCATCGTCCCCGTCGAGTGGACCGACGGCGGTACGGGCGAGGGCCCCGCCGCCGCGATGCGCGCCCACAGCGACGCCCCCGAGGGCGCCGGCGGAGAGGTCCGCGTCCACCGCCCGGCCGGGGCCCGCGCCCATGTCCGGGACCGGGGCAGCGATGTGCGCCCCGGCGACCTGGCGCTCGAAGCGGGCACGGTGATCGGGCCGCCGCAGATCGGACTGCTCGCCGCGATCGGCCGCTCGACCGTCAGGGTCCGGCCCCGCCCCCGCGTCGTCGTGCTCTCCACCGGCAGCGAACTCGTGCAGCCCGGCGGCGAGCTGACCGCCGGCCGGATCTACGACTCCAACAGCTTCGCGCTCACCGCCGCCGCCCGGGACGCCGGGGCCATCGCCTACCGCGTCGGTGCCGTCGCCGACGACGCCGAGACCCTGCGCTCCACGATCGAGGACCAGCTGATCCGCGCCGACATCGTCGTCACCACGGGCGGCGTCAGCGTCGGCGCGTACGACGTGGTCAAGGAGGCCCTGTCCTCCGTGGGCGACGAGGACGAGCCCGGCGCCGGGGTCGACTTCCGCAAGCTCGCCATGCAGCCGGGCAAACCGCAGGGCTTCGGCTCCATCGGCCCCGATCACACCCCGCTGCTCGCGCTGCCGGGGAACCCGGTCTCCAGCTACGTCTCCTTCGAGCTGTTCGTCCGCCCCGCGATCCGCGCCCTGATGGGGCTGCCCCCCGTCGACCGCCCCACGGTGAAGGCCGTGCTCGTCGCGGACAAGGCCCTGTCCTCGCCGGCCGGCAAGCGCCAGTTCCTGCGCGGTACGTACGACGCGGAGGCCGGCACCGTCACGCCCGTCGGCGGCTCCGGATCGCATCTGATCGCCGCGCTCGCGCGGGCGGACGCGCTGATCGTGCTGCGCGAGGACGTCACCTCCGCCGAGCCCGGCACCGACACCGAGGTGGTCCTGCTCCGCTGA
- the galU gene encoding UTP--glucose-1-phosphate uridylyltransferase GalU codes for MTQSNSRISKAVIPAAGLGTRFLPATKATPKEMLPVVDKPAIQYVVEEAVAAGLHDVLMVTGRNKRPLEDHFDRNYELESALTRKGDADRLRMVRESSDLATMHYVRQGDPRGLGHAVLCAAPHIGDEPFAVLLGDDLIDPRDPLLSRMTEVQERQGGSVIALMEVPTAMIHQYGCAAVEPTAEADVVRVTGLVEKPEPADAPSNLAVIGRYVLDPAVFGILRRTEPGRGNEIQLTDALQLLAEDEKAGGPVHGVVFKGRRYDTGDRSDYLRAIVRLACEREDLGPEFRSWLRRYVTEEM; via the coding sequence ATGACCCAGTCGAACTCCAGGATCAGCAAGGCCGTCATCCCGGCGGCGGGCCTCGGTACCCGCTTCCTGCCGGCCACCAAGGCCACCCCCAAGGAGATGCTGCCTGTCGTCGACAAGCCTGCCATCCAGTACGTCGTCGAGGAAGCGGTGGCCGCCGGGCTGCACGACGTCCTGATGGTCACCGGCCGCAACAAGCGTCCCCTGGAGGACCACTTCGACCGGAACTACGAGCTGGAGAGCGCCCTGACCCGCAAGGGCGACGCCGACCGGCTGCGCATGGTCCGCGAGTCCAGCGACCTCGCCACCATGCACTACGTCCGCCAGGGCGACCCCCGGGGCCTGGGCCACGCCGTGCTGTGCGCCGCGCCGCACATCGGCGACGAGCCCTTCGCCGTACTTCTCGGCGACGACCTCATCGACCCCCGCGACCCGCTGCTGTCCCGGATGACCGAGGTCCAGGAGCGCCAGGGCGGCAGCGTCATCGCGCTCATGGAGGTCCCGACCGCGATGATCCACCAGTACGGCTGCGCGGCCGTCGAGCCCACCGCCGAGGCCGACGTCGTACGCGTCACCGGCCTGGTCGAGAAGCCGGAACCCGCCGACGCGCCCAGCAACCTCGCCGTGATCGGCCGCTATGTGCTGGACCCGGCGGTGTTCGGGATACTGCGCCGGACCGAGCCGGGACGGGGCAACGAGATCCAGCTGACCGACGCCCTGCAACTGCTCGCCGAGGACGAGAAGGCCGGCGGGCCCGTGCACGGCGTGGTCTTCAAGGGGCGCCGGTACGACACCGGCGACCGCAGCGACTATCTGCGTGCCATTGTCAGACTCGCGTGCGAACGTGAAGATCTGGGGCCGGAGTTCCGCAGCTGGCTCCGCCGGTACGTCACCGAGGAGATGTAG
- a CDS encoding 5-formyltetrahydrofolate cyclo-ligase → MSAKALLRRELLAARRLLTDQDVERAAAVLARHALALPELSGARTVAAYVSVGREPGTRALLDALRTRGVRVLLPVLLADNDLDWAVYEGAESLVKAGRGLLEPVGERLGPGAVLEADAVLLPGLAVDARGMRLGRGGGSYDRVLARLTAAGAVPALVVLLYADEVTERVPAEPHDFPVHAVVTPQGPRRFGVSRSTGGPR, encoded by the coding sequence ATGTCCGCAAAGGCGCTGCTCCGGCGTGAACTGCTCGCCGCGCGTCGGCTCCTGACGGATCAGGACGTCGAACGGGCCGCCGCGGTTCTCGCCCGGCACGCGCTGGCGCTCCCGGAGCTGAGCGGGGCCCGTACCGTCGCCGCGTACGTCTCGGTGGGGCGTGAACCGGGCACCCGCGCGCTGCTGGACGCGCTGCGCACGCGGGGCGTCCGGGTGCTGCTGCCGGTCCTCCTGGCCGACAACGACCTGGACTGGGCGGTGTACGAGGGTGCCGAGAGCCTGGTGAAGGCGGGGCGCGGGCTGCTCGAGCCCGTCGGTGAGCGGCTGGGCCCCGGTGCCGTGCTGGAGGCGGACGCGGTGCTGCTGCCCGGTCTCGCGGTGGACGCGCGCGGCATGCGCCTCGGACGCGGCGGCGGCAGCTACGACCGGGTTCTGGCCCGCCTGACGGCCGCCGGGGCCGTACCCGCGCTGGTCGTCCTGCTGTACGCGGACGAGGTTACCGAGCGGGTCCCGGCGGAGCCGCACGACTTCCCCGTGCACGCGGTGGTCACACCACAAGGCCCCCGGCGCTTCGGCGTGAGCCGAAGCACCGGGGGCCCGCGGTGA
- a CDS encoding penicillin acylase family protein, with amino-acid sequence MPATTTASSGSTGTAGGGPRKKKKGRRARLLLIVLVLALVAGIGYGTYWSVSTVRASYPQTNGTVHIDGLSGNVEVKRDGYGIPQIYADSDADLFRAQGFVQAQDRFWEMDVRRHLTAGRLSEMFGSGQVETDSFLRTLGWRKVAQEEYDTVLSDETKKNLQAYADGVNAYLKGRDGKDISVEYAALGFTNDYKPSQWTPVDSVAWLKAMAWDLRGNMQDEIDRSLMTSRLDAGQIEQLYPEYPYDKHRPIVTEGAISSATGKFDPAATDSDGSGASTVAGATQGLNTQLGALSDTLDEIPALLGPNGTGIGSNSWVVSGKYTTTNKPLLANDPHLAPMLPSLWYQMGLHCRQVSETCKYDTAGYTFSGMPGVIIGHNQDIAWGFTNLGADVTDLFLEKVSADGYLYDGKTKRFTTREETIKVAGGKDRHITVRETNNGPLVSDRSTELEKVGQKAPVANSAPDRADGYAVALKWTALEPGHSMDAVFELNRAKDFTTFRKAAQHFEVPSQNLIYADTKGHIGYQAPGKIPVRKQGDGTTPSPGWSSAYGWKKDPIPFDELPYEYDPERGYIVTANQAVIDEDDYPYLLTKDWGYGSRSQRINDLIQSKIKGGGKISTEDMQKMQMDNTSEIAALLVPELLKINVSDKDVRQAQKLLEGWDYTQEADSAAAAYFNGVWRNILKLAFGDKLPKEMRVEGECLNVRPAKSSGPVDEQDRLVRECGQRSPDSAQPDGGDRWYQVVANLMDKPDSDWWKSPKGRKDKATETRDELFARAMEDARWELTAKLGKDITTWNWGRLHQLTLKNQTLGTEGPGLLQRVLNRGPWNLGGGEAAVDATGWNAAGGYEVVWVPSMRMVVNVGDWDKSRWINLTGASGHAFSAHYTDQTDKWVNGELLPWSYGTNAVAGSTTDTLTLKP; translated from the coding sequence ATGCCCGCCACAACAACCGCCTCTTCCGGATCCACCGGTACCGCCGGTGGCGGGCCGCGCAAGAAGAAGAAGGGGCGCCGCGCCCGCCTGCTCCTGATCGTCCTGGTGCTGGCGCTCGTCGCGGGTATCGGTTACGGAACGTACTGGTCCGTATCCACCGTGCGCGCCTCCTACCCGCAGACGAACGGGACCGTCCACATCGACGGCCTCTCCGGCAACGTCGAGGTCAAGCGCGACGGCTACGGGATCCCGCAGATCTACGCGGACTCCGACGCCGACCTGTTCCGCGCCCAGGGCTTCGTCCAGGCGCAGGACCGATTCTGGGAGATGGACGTCCGCCGCCACCTGACGGCGGGCCGGCTCTCCGAGATGTTCGGCTCCGGCCAGGTCGAGACGGACTCCTTCCTGCGCACGCTCGGCTGGCGCAAGGTCGCGCAGGAGGAGTACGACACCGTCCTGTCCGACGAGACGAAGAAGAACCTCCAGGCGTACGCGGACGGCGTGAACGCCTACCTCAAGGGGCGCGACGGCAAGGACATCTCCGTCGAGTACGCGGCCCTCGGCTTCACCAACGACTACAAGCCGTCGCAGTGGACCCCGGTCGACTCGGTGGCCTGGCTGAAGGCGATGGCCTGGGACCTGCGCGGCAACATGCAGGACGAGATCGACCGCTCGCTGATGACGAGCCGGCTCGACGCCGGCCAGATCGAGCAGCTCTACCCGGAGTACCCGTACGACAAGCACCGGCCGATCGTCACCGAGGGCGCGATCTCCTCGGCCACCGGCAAGTTCGACCCCGCGGCGACCGACTCCGACGGCAGCGGCGCGAGCACCGTGGCGGGCGCGACCCAGGGCCTGAACACACAGCTCGGCGCGCTCTCCGACACCCTCGACGAGATCCCCGCGCTGCTCGGCCCGAACGGCACCGGCATCGGCTCGAACTCCTGGGTGGTCTCCGGCAAGTACACGACCACCAACAAGCCGCTGCTCGCCAACGACCCGCACCTGGCGCCGATGCTGCCGTCCCTCTGGTACCAGATGGGCCTTCACTGCCGGCAGGTCTCCGAAACCTGCAAGTACGACACCGCCGGCTACACCTTCTCCGGGATGCCCGGTGTGATCATCGGCCACAACCAGGACATCGCCTGGGGCTTCACCAACCTGGGCGCCGACGTCACCGACCTCTTCCTGGAGAAGGTCTCCGCCGACGGCTACCTGTACGACGGGAAGACCAAGCGCTTCACCACCCGCGAGGAGACCATCAAGGTCGCGGGCGGCAAGGACCGGCACATCACCGTCCGCGAGACCAACAACGGCCCGCTGGTCTCCGACCGCAGCACCGAACTGGAGAAGGTCGGCCAGAAGGCGCCCGTCGCCAACTCCGCCCCGGACCGCGCCGACGGTTACGCCGTCGCCCTGAAGTGGACCGCGCTGGAGCCCGGCCACTCCATGGACGCCGTCTTCGAGCTCAACCGCGCCAAGGACTTCACGACCTTCCGCAAGGCGGCCCAGCACTTCGAGGTTCCCTCCCAGAACCTGATCTACGCCGACACCAAGGGCCACATCGGCTACCAGGCCCCCGGAAAGATCCCGGTCCGCAAGCAGGGCGACGGCACCACGCCGAGCCCCGGCTGGTCCTCGGCCTACGGCTGGAAGAAGGACCCGATCCCGTTCGACGAGCTGCCCTACGAGTACGACCCCGAGCGGGGCTACATCGTCACCGCCAACCAGGCCGTGATCGACGAGGACGACTACCCGTACCTGCTCACCAAGGACTGGGGCTACGGCAGCCGCAGCCAGCGGATCAACGACCTCATCCAGTCGAAGATCAAGGGCGGCGGCAAGATCTCGACCGAAGACATGCAGAAGATGCAGATGGACAACACCAGCGAGATCGCCGCGCTGCTGGTGCCCGAGCTGCTGAAGATCAACGTCTCCGACAAGGACGTCCGCCAGGCGCAGAAGCTGCTGGAGGGCTGGGACTACACCCAGGAGGCCGACTCGGCCGCCGCCGCGTACTTCAACGGCGTCTGGCGCAACATCCTCAAGCTGGCCTTCGGCGACAAGCTGCCCAAGGAGATGCGCGTCGAGGGCGAGTGCCTGAACGTCCGCCCGGCCAAGAGCTCCGGCCCGGTCGACGAGCAGGACCGGCTGGTACGCGAGTGCGGCCAGCGCTCCCCGGACTCCGCGCAGCCGGACGGCGGCGACCGCTGGTACCAGGTCGTCGCGAACCTCATGGACAAGCCGGACAGCGACTGGTGGAAGTCGCCCAAGGGCCGCAAGGACAAGGCGACCGAGACCCGCGACGAGCTGTTCGCCCGCGCCATGGAGGACGCGCGCTGGGAGCTGACGGCCAAGCTCGGCAAGGACATCACCACCTGGAACTGGGGCCGGCTGCACCAGCTGACCCTGAAGAACCAGACGCTCGGCACCGAGGGCCCCGGACTCCTCCAGCGGGTCCTGAACCGCGGCCCCTGGAACCTCGGCGGCGGCGAGGCCGCGGTGGACGCCACCGGCTGGAACGCGGCCGGCGGCTACGAGGTGGTCTGGGTGCCGTCGATGCGGATGGTCGTCAACGTGGGGGACTGGGACAAGTCCCGCTGGATCAACCTCACCGGCGCCTCCGGGCACGCGTTCAGCGCGCACTACACGGACCAGACCGACAAGTGGGTCAACGGCGAACTGCTGCCCTGGTCCTACGGCACGAACGCCGTGGCCGGGTCGACGACGGACACGCTGACCCTGAAGCCGTAG